In Osmia bicornis bicornis chromosome 1, iOsmBic2.1, whole genome shotgun sequence, the following proteins share a genomic window:
- the LOC114878549 gene encoding hsp90 co-chaperone Cdc37: protein MVDYSKWKDIEISDDEDDTHPNIDTPSLFRWRHQARIERMEERRREQQEHERKKAETIKKLKDTKEKLAKLESEQKDSADLTALKKVLQDLEEEQKKILAKEEEIKKKEKLTPWNVDTIGQDGFTKTVINTRPPRKEDDTGLTDEEKERRMKQFVKENEKKLKEFGMLRKYDDSKIFLTENPQLVCENTANYLVIWCINLEMEEKHDLMEHVAHQCICMQYILELSKQLDVDPRACVRSFFSRIQTAEIEYKNSFDDELRAFKERICKRAAEKVADALKEAEEEERKARLGPGGLDPLEVFESLPESLKKCFETQDIPLLHETIAAMPREEASYHMKRCVDSGLWVPDAKAKEKKDEEESLEDVEGTPDPE from the exons ATGGTGGATTACAGCAAATGGAAAGATATTGAG ATTTCAGATGATGAGGATGATACTCATCCAAACATTGATACACCATCACTATTTAGATGGCGTCATCAGGCAAGAATTGAAAGAATGGAAGAACGAAGACGTGAGCAACAAGAacatgaaagaaaaaaagcagA gacaataaaaaagttaaaagaTACAAAGGAAAAGCTTGCAAAATTAGAAAGTGAACAGAAAGATTCAGCTGATTTAACTGCATTGAAAAAAGTTCTGCAAGATCTTGAAGAAGAACAGAAAAAGATATTagcaaaagaagaagaaataaagaaaaaagaaaagttaacACCTTGGAATGTTGATACCATTGGGCAAGATGGTTTTACAAAAACTGTAATTAACACAAGGCCACCTCGTAAAGAAGATGACACTGGTTTGACAgatgaagagaaagaaagaagaatgaaacagtttgttaaagaaaatgaaaagaaattaaaagagTTTGGAATGCTAAGAAAGTATGATGATAGTAAGATATTTTTGACTGAAAATCCTCAGTTAGTATGTGAAAATACTGCAAACTATTTGGTGATTTGGTGtattaatttggaaatggaggaa AAACATGATTTAATGGAGCATGTTGCCCATCAATGTATATGTATGCAatatattttagaattatCAAAACAACTTGATGTCGATCCAAGGGCATGTGTTCGTTCATTCTTCAGTCGTATTCAAACTGCtgaaatagaatataaaaattcctTTGATGATGAACTTAGAGCATTTAAGGAAAGAATATGTAAAAGAGCTGCAGAAAAAGTAGCAGATGCTCTTAAAGAagctgaagaagaagaaaggaaagcaCGTCTTGGCCCTGGTGGCCTTGATCCCCTTGAAGTGTTTGAAAGTCTTCCAGAG TCTCTGAAAAAATGTTTCGAAACGCAAGATATTCCTTTATTACATGAAACAATAGCAGCAATGCCGCGAGAAGAAGCATCCTATCACATGAAACGATGTGTTGATAGTGGTCTCTGGGTACCTGATGCAAAAGCCAAGGAAAAGAAGGATGAAGAAGAATCTTTAGAAGATGTAGAAGGAACACCTGATCCCGAATAA
- the LOC114878544 gene encoding LOW QUALITY PROTEIN: retinoblastoma-binding protein 5 homolog (The sequence of the model RefSeq protein was modified relative to this genomic sequence to represent the inferred CDS: inserted 2 bases in 1 codon; substituted 1 base at 1 genomic stop codon), whose product MNLELLESFGQNYPEEFDGTLDCISLAVTCTFNKRGTLLAVGCNDGRIVIWDFLTRGVAKIISAHVHPVCSLSWSRNGHKLLSASTDNNVCIWXCFIGRMXSKYRFPSPILKVQFHPRNLNKFLVCPMRHAAVMVDVEGTHRVIPLDDDSDLNIVASFDRRGDYVYTGNARGRILVLDAESLNVKASYKISQGTASNTAVKSIEFARRGSCFLVNTSDRVIRVYDSTEVLACGKDGEPEPIQKLQDLVNKTMWKKCCFSGDGEYVCAGSARQHALYVWEKSIGNLVKILHGTKGELLLDVVWHPVRPIIASISSGVVSIWAQNQVENWSAFAPDFKELDENVEYEERESEFDLSDEDKSVVQGEEAQDEEIEVDVASIDRVAAFCSSDEEMEDIGSLQFLPISPDVEDSEDNQTTPHEPPMKKHRSHDIHLQGAPVDETHPLLNKGKDKPTTKKGRPRLEHRKGK is encoded by the exons ATGAATTTAGAATTATTAG AATCATTTGGTCAGAACTATCCAGAG GAGTTTGATGGCACTTTAGATTGCATATCATTAGCTGTTACttgtacatttaacaaaagAGGAACTCTTCTTGCTGTTGGGTGTAATGATGGTAGAATTGTTATTTGGGATTTCCTAACCCGAGGtgttgcaaaaataattagtGCACATGTACATCCTGTGTGTTCATTGAG TTGGTCTCGAAATGGACATAAATTATTAAGCGCTTCTACAGATAACAATGTTTGCATATG ATGTTTTATCGGGAGAATGTGATCAAAATATAGATTTCCTTCTCCTATATTAAAAGTGCAATTTCATCCAAGAAATCTTAACAAATTTTTAGTTTGTCCCATGAGACATGCAGCAGTAATGGTTGATGTCGAGGGCACTCATAGAGTTATACCTCTTGATGATGAT AGTGATTTAAATATAGTTGCCTCTTTTGATCGCCGTGGAGATTATGTGTATACTGGAAATGCTCGTGGTAGGATTCTAGTTCTTGATGCAGAATCCTTAAATGTAAAAGCTTCTTATAAAATTTCACAAGGAACAGCTAGTAATACAGCTGTAAAAAGTATTGAATTTGCCAGACGTGGTTCTTGTTTTCTAGTAAATACATCAGATAGGGTTATTCGTGTATACGATAGTACGGAAGTATTGGCTTGTGGTAAAGATGGTGAACCTGAACCAATACAGAAGTTACAAGACCTTGTAAATAAAACCATGTGGAAAAAATGTTGTTTTTCTGGAGATGGAGAATATGTATGTGCTGGATCTGCAAGACAACATGCTTTGTATGTATGGGAAAAAAGTATTGGAAATTTGGTAAAAATTTTACATGGAACTAAAGGAGAATTATTACTTGATGTTGTT TGGCATCCAGTGAGGCCAATTATTGCTTCAATCTCATCTGGTGTTGTTTCCATTTGGGCCCAAAATCAAGTTGAAAACTGGTCTGCATTTGCACCAGATTTTAAAGAATTGGATGAAAATGTTGAATatgaagaaagagagagtgaATTTGACCTAAGTGATGAAGATAAGTCAGTAGTACAAGGTGAAGAAGCTCAGGATGAAGAGATAGAAGTAGATGTTGCTTCTATTGATAGAGTAGCTGCTTTTTGTAGTTCTGATGAAGAAATGGAAGACATTGGTTCATTGCAATTTTTACCAATATCACCAGATGTAGAAGATTCAGAAGATAATCAAACAACACCACATGAACCACCTATGAAGAAACATCGTTCTCATGACATTCATTTGCAAGGTGCACCAGTAGATG AAACTCATCCATTATTAAATAAAGGGAAAGATAAACCAACaacaaaaaaaggaagacCGCGGTtggaacatagaaaaggaaaataa
- the LOC114878545 gene encoding seipin, which yields MLISRVLKQVNQKLFNVQKKTTRGVQSARDVILSGGIIIISGVLIVWLSVFLYTAFYYAYMPSMTYIRPVHLQFKSCDEQKGICSFPSAHVQLTNKQQLLMVGQPYKVNLHLEMPESPANKELGMFMVCAQLRSRDGVLVEHSCRSAMLHYRSTLLHALTTLTFSPMMIFGTTEEKQNVILELFGNFEEDQSHPVTIIYIEIQSRHIEFYSATIMINAHLSGLRYLMYHWPILSAVVGIGTNLFFIALVCTLSYLHFTTYEDVGDDDFNYEESKKMEKTDEHKEILSTEEEEGQKATHDQSSESTSSDDTFTLPDFIESEKTSHSHIEFIK from the exons ATGTTAATTTCAAGGGTATTGAAACAAGTcaatcaaaaattatttaatgttcaaaaaaaaacaacaagaGGCGTACAATCCGCTAGAGATGTAATCTTAAGTGgcggaattattattattagtggAGTTCTCATCGTTTGGTTATCCGTATTTCTTTATACAGCATTTTATTATGCCTACATGCCGAGTATGACATACATACGGCCCGTTCATCTGCAATTCAA ATCATGTGATGAACAAAAAGGGATTTGCAGTTTTCCTTCAGCACATGTACAGTTAACAAATAAACAACAGCTTTTAATGGTTGGACAACCTTATAAAGTCAACTTACATTTGGAAATGCCAGAATCGCCAGCCAATAAAGAACTTG GTATGTTCATGGTTTGTGCACAACTACGTAGTAGAGATGGTGTTCTTGTGGAACATTCATGTAGATCAGCAATGCTGCATTACCGTAGTACTTTACTACATGCACTTACAACACTTACATTTTCACCAATGATGATTTTTGGTACCACTGAAGAAAAACAGAATGTTATTCTTGAATTGTTTGGTAATTTTGAAGAAGATCAAAGTCATCCagttacaattatttatattgaGATACAATCCagacacattgaattctattCTGCAACCATCATGATAAATGCACATTTATCTGGTTTACGTTATTTAATGTATCATTGGCCAATTTTATCTGCTGTTGTTGGTATTGGCACAAATTTGTTTTTCATAGCACTTGTGTGCACTCTTTCTTATCTTCACTTTACTACCTATGAGGATGTAGGAGATGatgattttaattatgaaGAATCTAAGAAGATGGAAAAGACTGATGAACACAAAGAGATATTAAGTacagaagaggaagaaggacAAAAAGCTACTCATGATC aatcGTCCGAGTCAACGTCTTCAGATGATACTTTCACGTTACCAGATTTTATTGAGTCTGAAAAGACATCTCATTCTCATATCGAATTCATAAAGTAA